The region ACCAAGGTCATCATGATAACCGGATATGCAACAGTGAAGACCGCCGTCGACGCCATGCGCCGGGGAGCGGATCAGTACCTGGGCAAACCGGTGAACCTGACCAAGCTGCGCCAGTACGTGGCCGAGCTGTGGGAGCAGAGTCTGCGGGCGCAACACTTGCGCGGTTTCGTGCTCTGCTTTACCGGCCCTCCGGGCATGGGCAAGACCTCCATCGGCAAGGCCATTGCCGAGGCCCTGGGACGCAAGTTCATGCGTCTGTCCCTGGCCGGGCTGCGCGATGAGGCCGAGCTGCGCGGGCACCGCCGGACCTACGTGGGCGCCATGCCGGGCCGCATCATCCAGGGCATCCGCAAGGTGGGCACCCGCAATCCGGTGATCATGCTCGACGAGGTGGACAAGGCGGTCCAGGACTTTCAGGGCGACGCCACTTCGGTGTTGCTCGAGATGCTCGATGCCGAGCAGAACTCTGCTTTCGTCGACCATTATCTCGGGCTGCCGTTCGATCTTTCCACCGCACTGTTCATTTGCACGGCCAACGGTGTAGAGCGCCTGCCAGCGCCCCTGCGCGACCGTTTGGAGGTTATCGAGTTTCCCAGCTACACGCCGGGAGAGAAGTTGCAGATTGCAACTCGCTACCTGATTCCAGAGGTAATGACCCAGCACGGTCTGGACGACAGGTTGTTGATCGTTCCGGACGAGACCGTGGCCGCGTTGATCAAGGGGTATGCCCGTGAATCCGGGCTGCGCAAACTCAGGCAGCAGATCGCGTCTTTGTGCCGCAAGCTGGCCAAGCAGGTCCTGTCCGAAGGCTTGGGCAAGGTGGTCGTGGATGAGGCCATGTTGCAGGAACTGCTCGGCGCGCCTCCCTTCACCTCCACTCCGGCGCAGACCAAACCCAAGGTCGGGCTGGCCACCAGCCTGGTCTGGACCGAGATCGGTGGCGAGATCATCTTTATCGAGGCGGCCCGTATGCGCGGCTCCAAGCAGCTCATTCTGACGGGGTCGCTGGGCGAAGTGCTGCGCGAGTCGGCGCAGACCGCCCTCAGCTATTGCCGCAGCCATGCCGACGCATTCGGCATCGATCCGGAGTTCTACGCCACTTCGGACATCCACGTACATATTCCGGCCGGAGCGGTCTCCAAGGAGGGGCCGTCAGCAGGCGTGGCGATCACCATCGCGCTGCTCTCCCTGCTTACCGGACGGCCCGCCCGGCAGGATGTTGCCTCCACCGGAGAATTGTCCCTGCTCGGCGAGGTCCTGCCCGTGGGCGGCATCCGCGAAAAGCTCATGGCCGCCCGGAGCGCGGGCATACCCGTGGTCGTTCTGCCCAAGGGCTGTGAGGCCGGGGTCAAGACCGTGGAGGACGAGGTCGTGGAGGGGCTGGATATCCGCTATGTCTCGACCATGGACGAGGCTGCGGAAATCGCCTTGTGCGGGCCGGAGGAATCCGCCGGGTAGGCGGCTACTCCAGGTGGTAGCGCTTGATCTTGCGCCACAGGGAGACGCGGTCGATGCCGAGAATACGGGCGGCCTGCGTCTTGTTCCCGGCCGATGAGGCCAACACCTTCTTGATGTAGGATTTTTCCATGTCTTCCAGGGTGGCAAGCGGCGCCTTGGTCTCGGTTTCCGCGATCTCGGCGGGCAAAAGCTCGGGCGTGAAAGTGGTCCCTTGGCCCAGAGCCAGCGCCCGCTGGACGATGTTCTCCAGCTCGCGCACGTTGCCCGGGAACGGGTAGGACATGAGGATGTCCAAGGTGTCCTGGTCGATGGAGTTGATGGTCTGGCCCGGCTGGCGGTGTTTTTCCAGGAAATGACCGATCAGGATCGGGATATCCTCGCGGTGCTCGCGCAGGGGCGGGGCGTGCAGGGTGACCACGTTCAGCCGGTAGTAGAGATCCTGACGGAACTCGCCTTTCTCCACCAGTTCGTGCAGGTCGCAGTTGGTGGCGGCGATGACCCGGATGTCCACAGGGATTTCCTTGGTTCCGCCCACGCGCAGGAAATTGCGTTCCTGCAACACCCGCAGCAGTTTGACCTGCATGTTCAGCGGCAGTTCGCCGATCTCGTCGAAAAATACCGTGCCGCCGTCCGCCGCTTCCAGAATGCCTTTCTGGCCCCGGTTGGCGCCGGTGAAGGCTTCCTTCTCGTGGCCGAACAGTTCCTTGTCCATCAGTTCCGCGGTGAAGGTTCCGCAGTTGATGGCCA is a window of uncultured Pseudodesulfovibrio sp. DNA encoding:
- a CDS encoding S16 family serine protease, coding for MGWFGKRKSSTPGEVQPAPAETPESRPSPSPAPAHDSLRQQVESAGLPPEILETARAECERMDNLDPVSPEYSISLNFLEVILSLPWSTATRDNLDINRAEEVLNARHYGLQRVKDRILEFLAVKSLCSRRNPRILVVDDELIARENMTIVFETDGYEVEAVGNGLEAVAAMEREPANIVVSDLKMDGMDGMELLQVLRKRWPDTKVIMITGYATVKTAVDAMRRGADQYLGKPVNLTKLRQYVAELWEQSLRAQHLRGFVLCFTGPPGMGKTSIGKAIAEALGRKFMRLSLAGLRDEAELRGHRRTYVGAMPGRIIQGIRKVGTRNPVIMLDEVDKAVQDFQGDATSVLLEMLDAEQNSAFVDHYLGLPFDLSTALFICTANGVERLPAPLRDRLEVIEFPSYTPGEKLQIATRYLIPEVMTQHGLDDRLLIVPDETVAALIKGYARESGLRKLRQQIASLCRKLAKQVLSEGLGKVVVDEAMLQELLGAPPFTSTPAQTKPKVGLATSLVWTEIGGEIIFIEAARMRGSKQLILTGSLGEVLRESAQTALSYCRSHADAFGIDPEFYATSDIHVHIPAGAVSKEGPSAGVAITIALLSLLTGRPARQDVASTGELSLLGEVLPVGGIREKLMAARSAGIPVVVLPKGCEAGVKTVEDEVVEGLDIRYVSTMDEAAEIALCGPEESAG
- a CDS encoding sigma-54 dependent transcriptional regulator, translating into MTAASILVIEDERIARENLTHVLTGSGYIVTAIASAEEGMRELDKKEFDLVITDLMLPGMDGIQLLEHIRAHHPLTIVIVVTGHATVANAVKAMQKGAHSYIAKPLKLDELRLQVERALEQHALSVEVRRLREIIAQGKRDLPLVGESDAFVQLKKDVRQLAQMNCNVLIQGETGTGKELVAQGIHMLSPRSGERFMAINCGTFTAELMDKELFGHEKEAFTGANRGQKGILEAADGGTVFFDEIGELPLNMQVKLLRVLQERNFLRVGGTKEIPVDIRVIAATNCDLHELVEKGEFRQDLYYRLNVVTLHAPPLREHREDIPILIGHFLEKHRQPGQTINSIDQDTLDILMSYPFPGNVRELENIVQRALALGQGTTFTPELLPAEIAETETKAPLATLEDMEKSYIKKVLASSAGNKTQAARILGIDRVSLWRKIKRYHLE